A portion of the Gemmatimonadota bacterium genome contains these proteins:
- a CDS encoding pyridoxal-phosphate dependent enzyme — translation MTHLLCQICGKTCSANTLQWRCTCGGLFDLHFEAELCVDALPHRPPTLWRYREAIPIEDHTNIVTLDEGFTPLTPVTIAGKSLLVKQDYLFPSGSYKDRGATVLISHAKALGVHHMVEDSSGNAGAAVAAYAARAGIACDIYVPDSTSAAKLAQIQSYGANLYKIPGSREDTAHAVQDAAQKHFYASHVWSPFFFHGTKTYAYEIWEQRNFNAPDTLIIPTGNGTLLIGAYIGFTDLLKQNLITHLPKLIAVQSAHCAPLAPTWTGKPSATIAEGIAIAEPARAAQIVQCIKKTGGDILTVDDDETRNAQKLMAEMGFYIEPTSATAIAAFVKYPSQKDEIVVAPLTGHGLKSLGK, via the coding sequence ATGACACACCTGCTATGCCAAATCTGTGGAAAAACCTGTAGCGCCAACACCTTGCAGTGGCGCTGCACCTGCGGTGGCCTCTTTGACCTCCACTTTGAGGCCGAACTTTGCGTTGACGCACTTCCCCACCGCCCGCCGACTCTATGGCGCTACCGCGAAGCCATTCCCATCGAAGACCACACCAATATCGTCACCCTTGATGAAGGGTTCACACCGCTAACACCCGTAACCATCGCTGGCAAATCCCTCCTCGTAAAACAGGACTACCTGTTTCCATCCGGCTCGTACAAAGACCGCGGCGCAACAGTTTTGATCAGCCATGCAAAAGCACTCGGCGTTCACCACATGGTCGAAGATTCGTCGGGCAATGCCGGCGCAGCTGTCGCGGCTTATGCAGCGCGTGCGGGAATTGCCTGTGACATCTACGTTCCCGACAGCACATCAGCGGCAAAACTCGCGCAAATCCAGAGCTATGGCGCAAACCTGTACAAAATCCCGGGATCGCGGGAAGACACCGCGCATGCGGTTCAAGACGCAGCGCAAAAACACTTTTATGCAAGCCATGTCTGGAGTCCCTTCTTCTTTCACGGCACCAAAACTTATGCCTATGAAATCTGGGAACAACGTAATTTCAACGCGCCAGACACACTCATCATACCAACGGGAAATGGAACACTGCTGATCGGTGCTTACATCGGATTCACGGACCTTCTCAAACAAAATTTGATCACCCATCTGCCCAAACTCATCGCCGTTCAATCCGCCCATTGCGCCCCTCTCGCGCCCACCTGGACGGGCAAACCCTCTGCGACCATCGCCGAAGGCATCGCCATTGCAGAACCCGCCCGCGCAGCGCAGATCGTCCAGTGCATTAAAAAAACAGGGGGCGACATCCTCACCGTTGACGATGACGAAACGCGCAACGCCCAAAAACTAATGGCCGAAATGGGCTTTTACATCGAACCCACCTCGGCCACGGCCATTGCAGCGTTTGTGAAATATCCATCTCAAAAAGACGAAATCGTCGTCGCTCCCCTCACAGGACACGGTCTAAAGTCTTTGGGAAAGTAG